In Agrococcus jenensis, the genomic window GGGGTCGTCGAACGAGGCCGGGTCGGGCACCACGCCCGAGAGCGACGCGCCCTGGCCGGGGTTCGTGCCCCAGGTGACGAAGGGCTCGAGCAGGTCGGCGTCGATCGTGATCTCGTTGTCGAAGACCGCGTCGTCGTCGGTCGGGAGCGTGCGCCAATACTCGAGCGCGGCATCCCAGTCGGCGCCCTTCGGCGCGTGCGGCTTGTCCTTGACGTAGGCGAAGGTCGTCTCGTCGGGCGCGACCATGCCGGCGCGCGCGCCCGCCTCGATCGACATGTTGCAGATCGTCATCCGGCCCTCGATCGAGAGGGCGCGGATGGCGCTGCCGCGGTACTCGAAGACGTAGCCGGCGCCGCCACCGGTGCCGATCTTCGCGATCACCGCGAGGATGATGTCCTTCGCCGTGACGCCGGGGCGCAACGTGCCCTCGACGTTGATCGCCATCGTCTTGAAGGGCTTGAGCGGGAGCGTCTGCGTCGCCATGACGTGCTCGACCTCGCTCGTGCCGATGCCGAACGCCATCGCGCCGAACGCGCCGTGCGTCGACGTGTGCGAGTCGCCGCACACCACCGTGACGCCGGGGAGCGTGAGCCCGAGCTGCGGGCCGACGAGGTGCACGATGCCCTGCTCCTTGTCGCCGAGCGAGTGGATGCGCACGCCGAACTCCGCCGCGTTGTGGCGCAGCGTCTCGATCTGCTTGCGGCTCGTCGGGTCCTGGATGGGCTTGTCGATCTCGAGCGTCGGCGTGTTGTGGTCCTCGGTCGCCACCGTGAGGTCGGTGCGCCGGAGGCCGCGGCCCGCCTGGCGGAGGCCGTCGAAGGCCTGCGGGCTCGTCACCTCGTGGACGAGGTGGAGGTCGATGTAGATGAGGTCGGGTGTACCGTCGGCACCCTTGACGACGACGTGGTCGTCCCACACCTTCTCTGCGAGCGTCCTGCCCATTTCCGTCTCCCCAGCACTTGTCGACCGCGACCGGCCATCTCCCGAGTCTACGCGTCGGGGCGATCCGCTCCCCTGACGGCGAACACCCTCGGCACGGCGCCGCATTCCCGACCGCCTGCTCGACGTACAGTGCTCCCATGCCCATCGCCGACGCATCCGTCTGGGCGGACGGCGCCCGCGTGGCCGATCCCGTGCCGTTCGACCGGGTGTTCGAGACCGCCGCGGAGCGGGGTGGGTTCGCGTGGGTCGACCTCGTCGACCCGACGGAGGCGGAGCTGCGGCAGGTCGCCGATGAGCTCGACCTCCACCACCTGCTGGTCGAGGACGTCATCTCGCGCGGGCAGCGGCCGAAGCTCGAGCCCTACGGCGACACCGAGTACTGCGTCGTGCACCGGGTCGAGGCGCGGGGTGACGGCGACGACGACGAGCTCGTCGGCCGCGAGGTGCACGCGATCCTGAGCGAGCGGTGCATCGTCACGGTCTCGTGGCACGGCGACGACGCCCCCACCCGCGTGCGCGAGCGCTTCGAGCGCGGCATCGCGCCGCTCGAGCTCGCGCCGCGCACGGTGCTCTACGCGATCCTGGACGACATCGCCGACGCGCACGAGCGTCTGGCGATGGCGGTGCACGGGCAGATCGAGGGCGTCGAGGACATCTTCTTCGGCGAGGAGCACCCGCCCACCGTCGAGATCTACCGCGCGATGCGCCGGGTGCTGACGCTGCAGCGTGCCGCGGACCCGATGAGCGACGTCGTCTCGCGGGTGGCCACGCGCGTCGGCGACGACCAGCTCGAGCTCCGGCGCCACCTCCGCGACGTCGACGACCACGCCCGGCGCACGGCGACCCGGCTGAGCGGCGACCGCGACCTGCTCGCGAGCATGCTGCAGCTCGCCTCCGCCCGCGTCGCCGAGCGGCAGAACGACGAGCTGCGCTCGATGACCGAGCACCAGATCGAGCAGAACGACCAGACGAAGAAGGTCACGTCGTGGGCGGCGATCCTCTTCGCTCCGACGCTCATCGCCGGCATCTACGGCATGAACTTCACGCACATGCCCGAGCTGCACTGGCTGCTCGGCTACCCGTTCGCGATCGTGCTCATGCTCGCGTTCGCGGGGGTGCTGTACCTCGTCTTCAAGCGGCGGCGCTGGTTGTAGCGCGCGCTGCTGTCGGCGGCCGCACTGGCCGTGCCTGGGCTGGGAGGTGCACGATGGTCGCATGACCGCTCCCCTCACGATCGCCGTCACCGGCGGCGCCGGCCAGATCGGCTACCAGCTCCTGTTCCGCATCGCCGCCGGTGACATGCTCGGCACCGACCAGCCCGTGCGGCTGCGCATCCTCGAGGTGCCCCAGGCCATGGCGGCGCTCGAGGGCGTCGTCATGGAGCTGCAGGACGCCGCCTTCCCGCTGCTCGCGTCGGTCGACACGACGGCGGATGCGTCGGTCGCCTTCGAGGGCGCC contains:
- the leuC gene encoding 3-isopropylmalate dehydratase large subunit, translating into MGRTLAEKVWDDHVVVKGADGTPDLIYIDLHLVHEVTSPQAFDGLRQAGRGLRRTDLTVATEDHNTPTLEIDKPIQDPTSRKQIETLRHNAAEFGVRIHSLGDKEQGIVHLVGPQLGLTLPGVTVVCGDSHTSTHGAFGAMAFGIGTSEVEHVMATQTLPLKPFKTMAINVEGTLRPGVTAKDIILAVIAKIGTGGGAGYVFEYRGSAIRALSIEGRMTICNMSIEAGARAGMVAPDETTFAYVKDKPHAPKGADWDAALEYWRTLPTDDDAVFDNEITIDADLLEPFVTWGTNPGQGASLSGVVPDPASFDDPNDRAAAERALEYMDLAPGTKLKEIPVDTVFIGSCTNSRMEDLTAAADIIRGQKKADGVRVMVVPGSARVRLEAEAAGLDKVFKDFGAEWRFAGCSMCLGMNPDQLAPGERCASTSNRNFEGRQGKGGRTHLVSPLVAAATAIRGTLSSPWDLQAQSSTAQDTQHGQQTEEA
- a CDS encoding magnesium and cobalt transport protein CorA, with product MPIADASVWADGARVADPVPFDRVFETAAERGGFAWVDLVDPTEAELRQVADELDLHHLLVEDVISRGQRPKLEPYGDTEYCVVHRVEARGDGDDDELVGREVHAILSERCIVTVSWHGDDAPTRVRERFERGIAPLELAPRTVLYAILDDIADAHERLAMAVHGQIEGVEDIFFGEEHPPTVEIYRAMRRVLTLQRAADPMSDVVSRVATRVGDDQLELRRHLRDVDDHARRTATRLSGDRDLLASMLQLASARVAERQNDELRSMTEHQIEQNDQTKKVTSWAAILFAPTLIAGIYGMNFTHMPELHWLLGYPFAIVLMLAFAGVLYLVFKRRRWL